The sequence CGTCATCTTCGGGTCGGAGTATAATAACCATGTCATCCGCGTATCGGATTGATGGCTCGGCAATTTTATCTGCCGATGTTTTAGTTGTAATCCTTCTACCCTCTTTATATTGGGCGTGGTATCTGTGTATACTCTCAATCCCGTTGAGTGCAATATTAGCTAGTAATGGGCTAACTACTCCCCCTTGGGGCGTTCCTTGTTCAGGAAATTCTGGGTTAACTCCAGCCTTGAGGCATCGGAAGATTCCGAGTTTTAAGCCTTTGGGGGCAATGAGTTCGTCCATTATTGCTGAGTGGTTAATCCTGTCGAAGCACTTTTCAATATCGAGTTCAATAACTCGTTTTTCTATTCCGTTAGCATGGGAGCTGAGGTTGTTGTAAATGTACTTTTGTGCATCATGGGCAGAGCGCCCAGTTCTGAACCCATAACTCCTGGCATGGAAAGTGGCTTCGTGTGCTGGCTCTAGTGCATATTTTGCTAGGCATTGCCAAGCTCTATCCGCGATAGTTGGTATTTTAAGCATTCTGGTAGTCCCGTCCTTCTTAGGAATGGGGATTTCTCGTAAGCCTTGATGCTTCCAATCTCCGCTCTTAGCTCTTAACCACTCTTCTAAGTAGAAGCGTTCGCTAGCAGTGAGGGATTTCTTACCATCAATACCCGCCGTCTTTTTGCCCGCATTTAGCTGAGATACTTGTCTTATTGCAAGAAATCGAGCCGAGGTGGATTTTAGAATAAGCTTTTGGAGTGACCTAGCTTTCCGTTTGTCGCCAACTTGAACAGCTTTGTACACTCGCTTTTGGAGGCGGAATAGGTTACGGCGGAATTTCTTCCAAGGTAGCGCTACCCATGATTCACTAGTTTTGTAACTGTGCCTAATCATACTCTTCTCTAGTTTGTGTATTCTGAACACCTCAGACCAATTACGGTCTGTCCTACCCGAATTGTGGGGATTCCTCCGCTCGTCTGGGCTACTTGGGGTTTCGACTGCCCCTAGACCCACAACTCGTTTTTATTCGTTCCCTCGAAGAGATTGATTTGTTCCGTTAGATGTAGCCAATTCGACTACTGGATTCCCTGGACTCTTGCCGTATCTTTGCCTGATAGTACGGCGGGAATGGTCTCCAGTGCGGTCAGGGATTTTGAGTTGCGCCCTGCCGTAGAGTAAGTCGCTTTTCTCAGTAAACCAAAAAGTTTTTAAAATAAGAGCGATTACTAGAAGACTTGTAGCTTATGATACTTATAAATACAGAATATTCCCACTAGCAGACATAGTATAGATTATGATTACTTATGATTAGCTAGCCGAAAAGGGTCAATATTAACCTGATGGAATATAGATGCTTTCAACGACTTGATATTTCTGCTCAATAGCTTGAGATAAAAAGGCTAACATCTGTTTTAGCGCAAAAAGTATGCGATAAATTAATCGGCTACCTTTCCTTTTACGACTGATTCTGAGCCAAAGTAGATTTACCCAAATATTAACTAAAAGAAAAGATATACCCACAAATAGTAATCTCAAAACTGGATTTTTATTATTTGTTCTAATTCGACAAATATTCTTCAGACGATAACTAGTTTCAATCCCAAATCGTTTTCGATAATCTTGATAAATATAATCTAAATTTGTTCTTACCTTGTGAGTGACATAAACAAAGTATTGAACTCCACGCTGATTACGCTTTCCCTTCCTATACTTACAAATAATCCATAAATCAAATGTAACTGAATCATCTTTATCTCTTGTTATTGTATAAGTAGTTTTATAACTTTTCCTGCCCTTGAGAAATTGCTTTATTCCTCCCTTTTTTCCCGTTTTGATGGCAGGCATAAGAAAGGGAATATCTAATGCCTGTAACCATCGGATTACAGGAGTATTAAAAAAACCTCTATCTAAATAGAGTTTCTTCACATTTATTTTAAGAGAGTCAAGTTCTGCTAATAAATAAGTAATCAGAGCGACACTAGTATCTGATTGACGAACACCCCTTATTGCAAGGGTTACACGCTTATTCTTAGTAATCACATATAAAGTTGCATAGGCGTAAAATGAATGAGTACCAGCTTTGGCTTGACTTCGATATATGTATGCTGATTCCTCTGATGTTGGCTTACCATAATAACAAATTAAATTTAAATCAATCGCTATTTTTAAAGAGCCTTTTTTCAATCCTAAAGGAATTCGACTTTTCAGCGCTTGATTTATTTGCGCCTCTAATTCCTCAAAATTGTTGATTTTATTGAGATGATATCTAATATCATTAGCTGTGGGAACGTTCTTTAATAATTTGGCTGTATTTTCAATACTATCTCCACTACTAGCTGCCTTAATTAGAATTTCAAATAAAGTTTGCTGGTCACATCCCCCCTGAGTTTCAATGGAAAAATTTTCTACTA comes from Nostoc sp. 'Lobaria pulmonaria (5183) cyanobiont' and encodes:
- a CDS encoding group II intron reverse transcriptase/maturase, which encodes MIRHSYKTSESWVALPWKKFRRNLFRLQKRVYKAVQVGDKRKARSLQKLILKSTSARFLAIRQVSQLNAGKKTAGIDGKKSLTASERFYLEEWLRAKSGDWKHQGLREIPIPKKDGTTRMLKIPTIADRAWQCLAKYALEPAHEATFHARSYGFRTGRSAHDAQKYIYNNLSSHANGIEKRVIELDIEKCFDRINHSAIMDELIAPKGLKLGIFRCLKAGVNPEFPEQGTPQGGVVSPLLANIALNGIESIHRYHAQYKEGRRITTKTSADKIAEPSIRYADDMVIILRPEDDATEILERISEFLRKRGMNLSQKKTKVTASTDGFDFLGWHFKVQKNGKLKSTPSVDNFKTFRKKVKHIVNNSNYGATTKAGKLAPVVRGWRNYHKFCKMDGSRNSLYHIQKRAYTVFNKETKQNRYSSKELLDKAFPAVPYSENKHISVKGTKSPYDGDTAYWSERNSKLYSGETSIALKKQNHRCASCGLKFIDEERVHLHHIDGNHANWKKNNLEAIHESCHDYKHMSKSES
- a CDS encoding ISH3 family transposase, which produces MSVSSEELAITASETLDEVIECLVENFSIETQGGCDQQTLFEILIKAASSGDSIENTAKLLKNVPTANDIRYHLNKINNFEELEAQINQALKSRIPLGLKKGSLKIAIDLNLICYYGKPTSEESAYIYRSQAKAGTHSFYAYATLYVITKNKRVTLAIRGVRQSDTSVALITYLLAELDSLKINVKKLYLDRGFFNTPVIRWLQALDIPFLMPAIKTGKKGGIKQFLKGRKSYKTTYTITRDKDDSVTFDLWIICKYRKGKRNQRGVQYFVYVTHKVRTNLDYIYQDYRKRFGIETSYRLKNICRIRTNNKNPVLRLLFVGISFLLVNIWVNLLWLRISRKRKGSRLIYRILFALKQMLAFLSQAIEQKYQVVESIYIPSG